attttgcgtttgaataaaaattgagttattttcgaaaattaaaaaaaaaacgtttggatagataaaataaaataaaaagaataataggtaattataaataaaaaataataatattgtccctcatattatatttgaatttaagttttatatttaaattttttaatttaaatatataacttttaaatttcaaaaatttaaaatttaaatataaatttttaaatctcaaatttaaaaatttgaaattctaaatttaaatttaagattaaatctaaacttaaaaatttaaaatattaaaattttaaattttaaaaaaatttaaaatatcaatttaaaaattaaaatttagaatttaaaattataaaattttaattttaagattccAAATTatacctttttaaaatttaaaatttaaaatttaaattttaaattttaaaattaaataagacaCCCCTATTCCCACACAAGGGGTGGGATAGCCATCCCACCCcttgtttttttgtgtttggggaCTTTCCCCCAGCCAAACGACCGCTTGAAATCTAAAATTGATATGTCGTTGTCACTTTCCAAATCTAGTATTACAGGTTTAATTTATACTAATGTAGAGTTTAGAGTTCGGATTCTCTCTCCAATACCAGGTACATGAATTGTGAGTCCTAACATATATAACAGGTGCCCTTTGTGAAACCAATGAATTTGCTTAGCTACATTTGGATCATCCCTCCAATTATTGCGTGGCCCCTAATACGAGCAAAGATGCGGATCACCTTTTTATATCATTCCCACCCAACAGAGATTGCGAAAGAGATATAAAAGGATCTCAGGCTCTCAAATTTGCGCTGACCCATTAATTGCTTATAATGATATGATGAGCCATTTAACTGAAATTCGGGACCTGTACAGTATAAGGCGTAGCCCACATATTAAGTAGATGGTTGTGAGCTTGTGATTGAGAGACTATCCTCCAACTCACAAACTATCAGGTAATGTATACTATTCAGAGCATACATCTAGTGTCATTTAATATCAGATCCATTGCAGGACAAACCATATAATGGAAGGAAATTAGATGGATGATGGATTCATTGAAGTGTTAACATCATACTAAATGCGTGCCATTTATATACTCCacatagttttctttttcaaggTTAAGTAGGCTCATATATTGTcataagaaatatatttttaccaactCTATTTGCagcgttaaaaaaaaaagaaaagaagaaggtaGTTTAGGAAACATACTCCTAGTTGATTAATTCGAGTTTCTAGTCTCCTATGCCATGTTTtgttgtaagaaaaaaaaagtgttagatcatattataaAGCTTAAGAAGCCTAACGAATAATTTGGTGATAACCACTCTTTGTTTTTGCTCTTGTAATGATCAGGTCATATATTGTACTTGTGGTAACTGCTTGACCCTTTCATTGTTCACGCTATCCTAGAGTAATTACTACCAAACTGACTATCATGGCTGTAGAAAATTACTTTAATTGAATGATCAATCGAGTATAATTGAGTGAGTTACCCACTCAAGCACAATGTGAATTCATCGGTGAAAGACCTTAATAACCTTTTCTATTAGGGACTTGATATTTATGTAGCTGATTTTGCTATTCGTGCGGCACATTCGCTGCATCTTGCTATGATTCAGACTATTTTACGCAATGACTAGCTAAAAATAGCTTGAGTAATACAAATTTACTTTTGATTATGATCCAATTTTCGTTCTTTTGGTGTTTAAATTGTCTGCATAGCTTTTTCGATTATAATTAGGAGAGCATTAGCTATCGATGTTGATGTAGTTCTAACCAACTATTGATGAGGTGTGGCCAAATCGCAGAATCACTTGAACTATGCCATGCAGTGCAAATGTCATGGAAAATGCACCAGAAAACACTagttggggggggggggttttGGTTGTGTGGCGGGAATCGGCAGGGATGGGCGGGAATGATTATAAGGATAATAATAGGTATTAGTTTCGATCATTTGTTCGCCACATTGGGATTTTAATACTCGAATCCAATGACACTATGAAGATGATTCAGTTGTTATGAAAATTTGGAGATAGCATGACAAAATCAACTTAATTAACCAAAGCCTTACATTACTGCATAAAAATAGGCTTCAGCTGAAACAATCGCAGTGAACTTGACCACCGCCTGCATATTTCTGACGTCTTAAATATCATTTTCACAAAATGTTACCGCAGATTAAAATACAGTCATATAATAAACATATTTAAGGAAGATAAAAGCATATGAATAGCTTGGCAATAATAGTAAGATCAGAAttaagcttatttttcagcTTATTGCTTCTCAATTCTACAATTTAGGGTACACTTTGATACACCTACAACTACAATCACATCCATGTCGTGCAGACCGCCCAACTTTAAACATACACATAATTACACATCGCGATCATGCAGCTTTTGTTTACTTCGGCGGCATTATCTTCCATCAAAAACTGGTCATTTTACTTACGGTGGACATATTAGATCTGAATCAAAGACATCTTTGCTTACTCTTGCTCGCAGTATCTCATTTTCGGTCAAGCTTGAGCAGAGACTATCAGGAGAGAGTTTATTGGCCCCCCGCTTCACAAAACGGATCCACACATGGCCTTTTGAACTAGCATACAAAGAGCTACCAGGTACAGTACCTTTTCCTTGTACGTAGCAGCAAATTATTCAAGTAGAAATAGCCCACAAAAGGGTATTAGAGTACCAGATTAGAGTTTGGAGGCAGTGGCCAGCTTGATGAGATCCTTTCTCAGAATCTTCCCCGATGCGCTCTTCGGAATGTTCGATACAAAGGCCACTTTTCGAATCTTCTTGTAGGGCGCCACCTGCGATTATTTAACACAGAAATTAGAATACTACATACTAAAATGATGAATGGACCCTAAAGCTATGTTCATCGAATTGCAAAAGCGAACCGAAAATAATGGTTTTCAtcttgtttgtttttatttttgtgatttCCAACTAGCTTAAATTTGTAGAGAAAACGAAGACAATGTACAGCAGCAAAGATCTACAAACCTGGATTTACCAATTAGAGACATTGAACCATTTACTGAATCGAGATTTACCTGCTTCTCCACAAACTTCATCACCTCATTCTCGGACAATTGGCTCCCGTCCTTCCGCACCACATACGCCATCGGAACCTGCCCCGCCGCCTTATCTGGGAACCTGCACCAATTTCTCAACAGTTAAGAAAGCCAACATAGACCGCATCAAACAGTGCATTTCTACTCCTACATATGGCAAGGCCCTGCAATTCCTTACGGTATAACAGCGGCGTCGACAATGTCAGGGTGAGTTAGCAACAATGCCTCCAACTCCGCAGGAGGCACCTGTAAGAAAGCATTATCCGCCACACAATCAAAATCAGACGACTCACGTTAGTCATCAGTCCTGCATATTCTAACTGGACCGCCAAAAGTACCTGATAGCCTTTGTACTTGATCAGCTCCTTGAGCCGATCCACCACGAAGAGGTACCCGTCCTCGTCTATGTAGCAGAGATCTCCTGTTCTTAGCCACCCCTCCGAGTCCAAAGTCGAGCGCGTGGCCTCCTCGTTCTTGAAATACCCTGGAAACATGATGGGCAACATTGTCATTTCATAAATAACAGAATAACAAGTACAGAATCTTTGTAGACTTGGCGCGTGCACAAAATTTCTGCATGCTAAATAATCTAGATGTTTAGCTGAATTGGCCGACTGTCAATTTACAGCCTCACATTTCAGCTAGACGGTCCGATCAACGGTCTGCAAAGTTTTTAAGTCATCGAATCTATAGAGAATCTGTGCTTGTGAGTAACTTCCAATGACGAGACTCTTTAATTCGCGGTCGATATATGTTGGTTTAAGATTCAAGTGTTGTGCATTCTCCCCATGGTAGACCATCTGATTAATCGTCTACATCGCTTCAGTATTCGTGTACTATAGGTCACGGATGATATGTTATACTGTCCCGCAAGAGGGCTCTTGCATAATGTTGTTGAAATATTGTTTGAACTACGGACAAATTAACATGTCCAACAAATGATAAAATATTGACAAAATTATCTAACATTTATGAGTCTAGGTATAGTGCGGCCATTCAAAACTCACGAAACTACTTGTACCCGCACCATAAGTCCACAACATTAAGATCAATATATTAGGGTAATAATAGGTGAGGGATAATCTACACATCTGTATATTTGTTGTTAAGATTCGATTAGATTTGTAATTAGTTATctagttaaataaaaattaatatttaaatttattaaaaataaattaaaatttaaaatattaattagaatataaatataactagattagaataaatatttaaatttattgaagataaattaaatataaatttaaatatttttttaagaaaaatatatttttaaatattaattgggGTGATTTCGGTACATTCTGATTGACCTTTTAGATATAGGACCATAGTATATGTAAATTGTGGTGTAGTCTGTGGAGAGTGTACGGCTGAGTGTCAGGTGGTGTCGTACGTGGTtacatgcacctagtgcattgATGCGCCCAACAAAAAAATCTTTAGGTCTATGGAGGATCAAAGAATATTCTATGCAGAAGATTAGTcagatgtttttatttttttatttaataaattttatttttatccgtatattttttattttgttatttttttttataattatctcAGTTTTTGTTGAGAATAtagatttatggtaaaaacttTATTTGCATTTCCGTTGCGAAATCTCAACAACCGGTATCGAATTTACAACAGTCAGCGGATTGCGGATtgcgaatttttaaaatttggtacTAGAAAAAGTACCAGATTCTCAGCATTTATGCACAAtgcatttttctattttcttcgaaattaaatttaaatttatgatttatgaTGGTGGAATACGGAACACGAATGTGGAGATGAGCAAGGTTAAGGCACCTTTCATGACGTAGGGCCCGCGGATCCAGAGCTCGCCGGTGCGGTTGACGGGGAGGGGCTTGCCGGTGTCGGGATCGACGACCCGCGCCTCGGTGTTGGGCGCCAGCAGCCCCGCCGAGCCGTACCTCCGGCATTCCTCGGGCGAGTCGGTGGAGGCGCCGAGCGCCGTGGTCTCCGTGAGGCCGTACGCCTGCAGAATCTCGATCCCGGGGTACTTGTCCCTGAACCCCTCGATCACCTCCCTGCTCAGCGGCGCACCCGACGAGTGTATCCTCCGCACCCGCCCCAGCCGCAGCTTCCCGCTCCCGACCCCCAGCATCGCCACCAGGATCGGCGGCACCAGCGGGAGGTACGTCACCCCGTAGGCCTCGATCGCGCGCAGCATCTCCCCCATCTCGAACTTGGGGAGCACGACGATGGTGGATCCCGCCCCCAGAAGCCCCGTGGAGAACGCGACGAGGCCGTAGACGTGGAACATCGGGATCGTGCAGAGGAAGGTCTCCGGTTCGTCGGGGTTGAACCGGCTGATGATGATCTGGACCATGGAGATGAGGTTGCGGTGGGTGGCGACCACCCCCTTGCTCGCCCCCGTCGTCCCCGAGGAGTAGAGCAGCGTCGCGGGGTGGAGCTGCTGAgggcggagcggcggcggcggctgctgctgctgctgctagggGCCTAGGAGACGTGGTAGCGGCTGTACGAGCGGCGGCTAGGGCTGGGGTAAGGGGTGGGCTACTACCTCGGGCACGCGGTCCTGCNTCGGGACCGTGCAGATGAAGGTCTCCGGCTCGCCGCCCCCCGAGGATTCGTCGGGGTTGAACCGGCTGACGATGATCTGGACCATGGAGATGAGGTTGCGGTGGGTGGCGACCACCCCCTTGCTCGCCCCCGTCGTCCCCGAGGAGTAGAGCAGCGTCGCGGGGTCGTCCTGGCGCACGGGCTCCATCATCGGGTGGGGAATGGGGTCGGGATCGGCGGCGAGCATGTCGGCGATGGTGCAGAGGATCCggggatcgtcgtcgtcgtcgtcggcggcggcggcgaggcgggaGTCGTCGAGGAGGACGATGGGGAGGTCGGGGCGCGCGGGGAGCTTGGGGACGAGGGCGCGTGGGGCGAAGGCGACGGCGGGGGCGGCGTCGGCGACCTGCCTGGCGATCTCGGCGGGGGTGTTGACGGGGTTGGTGGTGGTGATCACGGCGCCGAGGGACATGGCGGCGAGGGCGACGACGGGGAAGTGGATGGAgttgggggagaggaggaggacgacgaggccCTTGCGGAGGGAGAGGGGCGGGGCGCGGAGGGACGAGGCCACGGCGGCGACGGAGCGCCAGAGCTCCGGGAAGGAGACGCGGCGCCCCGTGGCGGCGTCGATGAGCGCGGTGGTCCCCGAGTGGCGCCGCGACGTGAGGAACGTGGTCACGTCGAGGTCGGGCTCCGCGGGGAGCGCCACGGGCCGTCGCTTGCTATAGAAGGTCGCGTTCGCCGCGCAGAACCCACTGCGCGGATCCACCTCCCATTCCgatcccttcttcttctccgggTACGCCATGATCCTCtctcctctatctctctcctctatctctctccctctttcctACTTAATTTATCTCACCCATTACTGTgcgttttatatatatacaatgctAGGCGAATGAATCTAGAAGATaagctacctatctctcaaacaaaaaaaaaaagaaaaaaaagaatttagaaGGTAAGCAATAAATGTGAATCAGTTGGGGGGCAGGGGAACTAACTTGATAATGGACGCAGGTACGAGAAGAAGCAAAACTTCTCAGGGTCCACTTTTagctttctttctaaaaataatagCTGCACGttaaacataaatataataGAGCGGAGTTACTGTATTATCAAAAATGTAAAGTATTTgctgctttcaatttttttatccttagattaatttttttaattatttctaacatTTAAATTAACATTATTACTCTATAAAAACTACTCAACTCTAGATGACCATTCAACTCAGATAGAGAAAACCGCAGTCATCCTAATCGTTCAATTTTaattc
This genomic interval from Ananas comosus cultivar F153 linkage group 8, ASM154086v1, whole genome shotgun sequence contains the following:
- the LOC109713815 gene encoding 4-coumarate--CoA ligase-like 4 isoform X1: MAYPEKKKGSEWEVDPRSGFCAANATFYSKRRPVALPAEPDLDVTTFLTSRRHSGTTALIDAATGRRVSFPELWRSVAAVASSLRAPPLSLRKGLVVLLLSPNSIHFPVVALAAMSLGAVITTTNPVNTPAEIARQVADAAPAVAFAPRALVPKLPARPDLPIVLLDDSRLAAAADDDDDDPRILCTIADMLAADPDPIPHPMMEPVRQDDPATLLYSSGTTGASKGVVATHRNLISMVQIIISRFNPDEPETFLCTIPMFHVYGLVAFSTGLLGAGSTIVVLPKFEMGEMLRAIEAYGVTYLPLVPPILVAMLGVGSGKLRLGRVRRIHSSGAPLSREVIEGFRDKYPGIEILQAYGLTETTALGASTDSPEECRRYGSAGLLAPNTEARVVDPDTGKPLPVNRTGELWIRGPYVMKGYFKNEEATRSTLDSEGWLRTGDLCYIDEDGYLFVVDRLKELIKYKGYQVPPAELEALLLTHPDIVDAAVIPFPDKAAGQVPMAYVVRKDGSQLSENEVMKFVEKQVAPYKKIRKVAFVSNIPKSASGKILRKDLIKLATASKL
- the LOC109713815 gene encoding 4-coumarate--CoA ligase-like 4 isoform X2, coding for MAYPEKKKGSEWEVDPRSGFCAANATFYSKRRPVALPAEPDLDVTTFLTSRRHSGTTALIDAATGRRVSFPELWRSVAAVASSLRAPPLSLRKGLVVLLLSPNSIHFPVVALAAMSLGAVITTTNPVNTPAEIARQVADAAPAVAFAPRALVPKLPARPDLPIVLLDDSRLAAAADDDDDDPRILCTIADMLAADPDPIPHPMMEPVRQDDPATLLYSSGTTGASKGVVATHRNLISMVQIIVSRFNPDESDEPETFLCTIPMFHVYGLVAFSTGLLGAGSTIVVLPKFEMGEMLRAIEAYGVTYLPLVPPILVAMLGVGSGKLRLGRVRRIHSSGAPLSREVIEGFRDKYPGIEILQAYGLTETTALGASTDSPEECRRYGSAGLLAPNTEARVVDPDTGKPLPVNRTGELWIRGPYVMKGYFKNEEATRSTLDSEGWLRTGDLCYIDEDGYLFVVDRLKELIKYKGYQVPPAELEALLLTHPDIVDAAVIPFPDKAAGQVPMAYVVRKDGSQLSENEVMKFVEKQVAPYKKIRKVAFVSNIPKSASGKILRKDLIKLATASKL
- the LOC109713815 gene encoding 4-coumarate--CoA ligase-like 4 isoform X3, with the protein product MAYPEKKKGSEWEVDPRSGFCAANATFYSKRRPVALPAEPDLDVTTFLTSRRHSGTTALIDAATGRRVSFPELWRSVAAVASSLRAPPLSLRKGLVVLLLSPNSIHFPVVALAAMSLGAVITTTNPVNTPAEIARQVADAAPAVAFAPRALVPKLPARPDLPIVLLDDSRLAAAADDDDDDPRILCTIADMLAADPDPIPHPMMEPVRQDDPATLLYSSGTTGASKGVVATHRNLISMVQIIVSRRFNPDEPETFLCTIPMFHVYGLVAFSTGLLGAGSTIVVLPKFEMGEMLRAIEAYGVTYLPLVPPILVAMLGVGSGKLRLGRVRRIHSSGAPLSREVIEGFRDKYPGIEILQAYGLTETTALGASTDSPEECRRYGSAGLLAPNTEARVVDPDTGKPLPVNRTGELWIRGPYVMKGYFKNEEATRSTLDSEGWLRTGDLCYIDEDGYLFVVDRLKELIKYKGYQVPPAELEALLLTHPDIVDAAVIP